TGGTtgtatttaattgttttcatCGTCTATAATTTTCTATGGGGGATCGATCTTAAGGGCTAAAATGAACATTCCTAAGGGAAAACCAGAATATCAATGGAGTTTTGCTAATTTAGCAATGCGAACCATAATACTGTATAAAGGGTCTTCACTATTGAGAAAATTTAGTAGTTTTGCTAATTTGTTGTAGAGGCTTATTCATACTTCCTGTTCACACCAACATTTCTTGTCCTTTCATGTTTGATAGGTACCTGGAGTTACTGATCTGGGTTTGGTACCGAGACAAATCAAGAAAGTTGCTATTGTCGGAGGAGGATTAATGGGATCTGGTATAGCTACAGCATTGATTCTTAGCAACTATCATGTGGTACTTAAAGAAGTGAACGATAAGTTCTTGCAGGCTGGCATTGACAGAGTCAGAGGTGCGGCTGgaaaataatgattttgaCATATTCTTTTGTACTTCACAATTTGCAGCTCTTTCTAAACTCATGATCTGATATATTCTCCTACAGCAAACCTACAAAGCCGAGTCAAAAAAGGGAATATGACTAATGAGAAATTCGAAAAGAGTATTTCTTTACTCAAGGGAGTTCTTAACTACGAAAGTTTTAAAGATGTAGATATGGTGATAGAGGTACTTTTGGgactcttttctcttttctagtGTTGTCAAGTCTCCCCTTTTCTTCCCCCAAGGTGGAGTGCAGTagttaatattgatttttgtgtTCTCGAAACAGGCTGTTATTGAGAATGTTTCTTTGAAGCAACAAATCTTTTCTGATCTTGAAAAATATTGCCCCCCACATTGCATGCTTGCTACTAATACTTCCACAATAGACTTGGAGTTGATTGGAGAGAGAATAAAGTCTCGTGACAGGATTATTGGAGCTCATTTCTTTAGGTATATGTATATCCACATCCCCCCACCCCCCTTCTGAGATCTTTTTGGCTGAGCCTTGAGTTTCTGCTCCTGATGCAGTCCTGCTCACATCATGCCGCTATTGGAAATTGTCCGTACCAAGCATACAGCTGCACAAGTGATTGTTGATCTGCTAGATGTTGGGaagaatataaagaaaacacCAGTTGTCGTTGGAAATTGTACAGGTTTTGCTGTCAACAGAATGTTTTTTCCCTACTCTCAGGCTGCAATTTTACTTGCAGAACATGGGGTAGATCCCTATCAGATTGACAGGGCTATTTCCAAGTTTGGAATGCCAATGGGACCCTTCAGGTTTGTAATTGTCAATGAAGTTTGCGTCAGCTGCATGTCCTGATCTTATAAAATCACAGTTTCTTCTTCtgtcttttatttttggttgaaGTAAGGTTgtcagttttttttcttatttgatcTTGATTATTCTTTCAGGTTGTGCGACCTTGTTGGTTTTGGTGTGGCAGCAGCAACTGCCAGTCAGTTTGTTCAAGCTTTTCCAGAAAGAACTTATAAATCGATGCTAATTCCTCTGATGCAAGAGGATAAGAATGCAGGTAGctttttcatctcaaaataaGCATAGGGcttgttatttacttttttgttattattactgTTATTATTTTACGAGTCTGAGCTTTCATTGcgtaaaatgaaagaaatatatggGCATAGGAAAAACAAGCCTATAAAAGCGGTCAACTACCTACAAGAACAAGCTCCAGTCTAGAAGAACGATACTAAGttgataattacaaaagatcAGACAAACggataataaaaaagaggGAATAAACCTCACTTCCTCCCAAACCTTGTTCAAAGAACGCACTACCCCTCTATAAAACCTCCTATTTCTCCTATCTTTTTCCTGCAGTCCACACTCCTCACCTGTTATTGAATATGTTATTACCTTTATTATGCAATTTTAGATGGTCTCGCTTGTAATATTCATTTGTGttcattcatttttacttAAAGACAATGACTTATAGAAATGAGAATGCATTACACACCTCAGGTGAATCCACTCGTAAAGGTTTCTATGTCTATGACAAGAACCGAAAAGCTGGGCCAAATCCAgagttaaagaaatatatcgAGAAGGCTAGGAACAGTTCTGGTGTTTCAGTTGATCCTAAGGTATCTCTCCCCTATTTCTCCTCACAAACATGTTTGCTTTGcttgtttctcttcatttaaaatttttatgaCCTTAGCCATAGGCAATAAATTGTAGCATTTGAATCATATAATAAACCTCGtttgcaaataataaatatatacttttggaATGAACTCATGAAGTATTAACTTGGGAAAGTAACAGTAGTTGTGGATAGCTAAATTAATGATTTCGGTGAATGTAGCTCACAAAGTTACCCGAAAAGGACATTGTGGAGATGATATTTTTCCCAGTGGTGAATGAAGCATGTCGTGTCCTTGCCGAAGGCATAGCAGTCAAAGCAGCTGACCTGGACATTGCTGGTGTAATGGGAATGGGTTTCCCCTCCTACAGGTTAGTTAACTTGACCTCATTTTGGTACAATTCTATAATTCCAAAAACTAGAGCATAAAATTTTGTGTCCTTGTGCAGGGGAGGACTCATGTTCTGGGCGGATTCTCTTGGATCAAATTACATCTATTCAAGGTTGGAGGAATGGTCGAAACAGTATGGTGGATTTTTCAAGCCCTGTGGATACTTAGCTGAAAGGGCTGTTCAGGGTGCAACTCTGGTGAGAAATCTGCATCTTAATTTAACACAGCTCCTCTTCATGCACCTATTAATAAAACGATCCTCAACTCTTATATGCATCTCCCACATGGATCAAAAGCTGAACTCTTGGCAAAACAAAAAGCTGAGGAACAAACTTAGGGTGATTTGGCGAACAAAAACTGGGGGGAATAAGTTTCTAGGAAAAAAATTGGTGCATCCTATTTTCCGAAGGGATAAAAATTGCTTGCCAACTTCCAAGTGACTAATGAACTTTACAGGTGTCAATTCTGATAGAATTTAAGTCAACCAACCAATTAACAAACAACaaacttaaacaaaattacaaagtCCTAATTATTCATCCATTGGGTCGTTTGAGGCTCTTCTCTCTTCGCGTTTGGACGCCACTGCTTAGAGTAATTGGGAACAAATGGCTCttgataaaatatgaaagacTCCCTAAATTTTGATGAAACATTCCAAAACTGCCCATCTTGGGATCTCTTTGTCGACAATGATCCAACTGTTCCAGTTGACAGATTTCTCAATTCAATGATGTGAAACAAGTGCTTTGATTCATGCTAACAAACAATGACTATCTCTGGTGATCTTAGATTGATTGTGATAATTGCTACTCAAAGTACTTATATTGTGTGATTTGAATGCAGAGTGCTCCGGGTGGCCATGCTAAACCTCGAATGTAAGATCAATCAACTCAACTGGaagtttgttttgtgtttcttGTGAAAATCTAGGTATGATGCCTGGGATTGGGCTTGTATGAATAATGTATTGAGGTTGCGGTTGTACCTCTGGaagacatttattttttaaaggaatTTGAGTTGGTGCAATTTTCAATTGATAGTATTCTATTCGTTATCGTCATCTCTTTGATGgaactttttggtttttgtatttcattacATTCATCTGGATTTTAagacttgttttttttctcaaaatgtGTCTCTCCAATCAACCCCATTGTTGCCATCcaatacttcaaaatatatccAACTGTCAGTTAATGGGTCTGGAAGGTAAAAAAGTAGTAGACCATAGAGTTATCAGGATATTGCTAGAGcttaaatatcattaattatccAGGAAGTGTATAGAGTTATCCAGGAGATTAAAGCTCAACTATCATTCCCCCCCACCACCACCAAAGATTTCATTTCATAGACTCCGTAACTGTTCTCATCAAACACGAACTAAAACAAGAtgccaaataaataatagaagtaGTATTTCAATCTTATCATTACAGGCATCATGTGTCCTATAtcatgttaaataaataaaaacaataatcaacGAGGATGTGCGTGATGACAAGGGCATATAAGTAAAAACTTAAGCTTCGCTTTagtattatttgaaaaatgtacaGAAACAAATCAATATCATCTTTCAGTTTCGTACATTTATTTTGACTTCATTCAGAAAATGGGTCACACTAATTTCAAGACGACGTGATGTAGAAAAATTATAGATGGTAGTACCAGTCCAGGGTCGTTGATGGCAAATGGTGTCGAGTGATTGAATCAACACAACCCAAAGAAACCTTCGGACAATAGCCCCGTGTTCCAGCCATAAGCATTCTGTTCCGCATATGAGCATGGAGTATCAAAACGTCAAAATTCACCTATATGACCtgctttaatttaaaatatgctCTGTTTCCCATCAGTTGGCAATTTCTGGGTATCATACTTGCACATTGCCTTCAATACAGGCAAATATGTGGAACTTCACACAGTAgattcacatatatataactatatcAAAACACTTTCTTTCCCAAGATCAATTAGTACAAATCAGAGAGGAAATGATATTTAGGAGTTTGAAGTTTCGAACAAAGGATCTACAACTATAATATACCTTgttcaacaaagaaaaagatttctCAGGGATCAAACAGCAAAGGTGCATTAAAAAATCTGAGTCTGAACCGCCTAACACATGAGTGACATAATAGACTAGATCAAAATGGGATCCAAAGCATCGAGAAACAACCAACTTAATGTTGCAGTCTTCATATTCAAGAAAGGTTAACGGCTGTGAAGTTACAAGCAACAGAATTTGGATTATATCTCCAAATATATAATACGATTTCTTTTCTAagacaaaaagataaaaagatagGAACCCCGTTTACCTTCATGCTACAGCGAGAGTATTCAGCTTCTCACAGTGAGGAGTAGGGAGATTTTTGTTCCACTGGCGTCTCTGAAGTTCTATATGACAGTAACGCCAAACCATGTTTCTATAATCTCTCAGCACACTATTCTCTAATTCAACTCGACCTGGGCTTCCAAGAGGATATCTTTCATCAAAATCTGATGATTTGACAAAAAACTCCACTCCATGCTTCTCTGTAGCCATAGGAATACTATAGGACAGACTTTTATGCAAAGCATATTCCGGCTCTGGAAATGGCATGTAAGCCAACAAGCAAATTAACAAGAATGGTAACATTAGAAGAATGATCAAAAAGTTGGGACCTCCCCCATAAGATTCTGTCCTTTGTTGGCTTCCTGCACCTCCAGTTCTATACGTATAAGCACGACTCGTCTGAAACATATTTCCCTGCCCAAAGAACGCCCTGAATATCTCATcaggatcaaaattttcttcgaACAAATCATGACcatttctccttctcctttgCCTTACATTATGCTGTTGGTTGTACTCATACTGATCAACCAAAGGCGTGTGATCATATTGCCTTCTTAAAGTATCATCGCTCAAACAACTGAAAGCCTTGGATAATTTCTTAAACGCTTCTTCAGAACCAGGAGCCTTGTTTTTATCAGGGTGAACTTTCAAGGAGAGTTTCCTATAAGCCCTCTTAATCTCTTCAGCCGAACTAGTTTTCTCCACACCAAGAATTCCGTAATAGTCCTTGGTTGTTTTTATCTGCCTAATCAATTGAACATGTTCCATACTGTAATTACGTTCACCATTCAAACCGTCACCATGTTTCACCGAACCAGAAACACTCTCACCTTTTCCTGCACGTTTCTCCTCGGATGATCCCGAACCGATCTCCTCACACGCCGCCAATAGCTCGTCGACTTGCACACTCTGATTAAGACGACGAGCAATTTTAATGAATCTAAGTGCTCGCTCTTTATTCCCCGACGCAATTGATTCTTCCGCTATACGAATACATCTCAAAGCTTCGTCCTTATTCCCATCCATAATCACACCGACAAACCCCCACaccccccccaaaaaaaaaaaaaaacctaaactCCGGAATTACCTTCAGCCCAATACAATTCCAACTAGACTGGATACATACTCGAGATAGAGAAGAcctaaattaagaaaaaagaatatcagTATCAAATTTCGGAACTGTAAGGTAGAGtaaacatcatcatcatcattgttaacaataaaatttatatataagatagatggaaaagaagggaaaatgAGAGTGATGCCTGATAAAAGGAGATTGAAGGGTTGAAAGTTGGAGAAAGGTGAGGATCCAGATTCATTGTGAAGATTGGAATCATAGAAGAAAATTGTTAGCGATGAAGACCGAGGAGGGGAGATTGAGGTGCTGCAATGGCGTTCATTCGTGAGTAAGAGAggactttttttgttttgatatacAAAAGAGATGAGTTGGGGACTTTCAAGGAGAAcattgagaaaaacaaaagaaaataacttagAATAGAATACCATATCTCATTTTTCTGATTTGACAAatcttataaaattattagcaAAAGCAAAGGAGAAAActactttcttttctactcCAGGTTGAAATAACACGATACactctttttttactttttttttctcttcgtgataatgttattttagaaactatTGACAAGTGGTTATGAGTtacccctttttctttttttcattatttttatatattaaggatgatcttttctttttcattatttatattacgagtgattatttatatatattaaccatgattttctttattattcatattacGCGTGAGTCTCacactttccttttttttcattcattatatCGTTAAGAATAGATTAATTTGTGTTTCAtttgtgttatatttaaaattagaaataatagTTATagttcaaatataatttttttataaattattcttttaattttaaatgtttataattatttgaaagattttttttttaacttgtttttaaaatgaaaggagtcaaaataaatattttgaaatttggctattttcttttgaaaattttcctaaaattatCATTCTTATAAACATGGgaataaaaaagtatattctTAATACGTAggtaaattttactttaaatacTATAATCAACTTATATTATAAACttgtattttcatattttattatatttagaaatggAAGAGATAATTATAGACTTAAATTAAAGTTCATGGATTTTGCAGGCTTGTACTGTATCAAttcccattaaaaaaaataaaagaattccaaccaaaccaaaccaccttatatattatgtaaattATGATTAGctagtatttattattaaccATAAAATAACAGTTAGTTATTAGTTGTATTTGTAGTCTATAAAGACCATTATCTTTATTAGTATAAaacattttgtaattgttCACATCAGATTTTGAATAAATGTATTTCGTGAAATtgaactttgatatattgataaatatagcagatacaatctctagtatttacttattttatgctttctttcaaatacaaattaaaacttagaacttCTTGATCTTCAGTTTTCGGGATGTTGTAATTGTAAGtcgatttgaacttcgatcttctagaattcaagaaaaatttaatctttcaaGTTTTCAATATTTCAGAAGTTGTTGATCTTGAAGTTGATACGAACTTGCACTTTCAGAAGTTGTTGATCTCGAGGTTGATACGAACTTGCACGCCTtgagagcttgtagaagtttgaattttcaaattttcagaGATTCGATTCTTCTTTCAACCAAAGACCCCTTAAAGGAATGACAAaggtctctatttataaaaaaattttattgaCTTTACGCctgtagaagtttgaattttcaaattttcagaggttcaattctttcttcaaCCAAAGACCCCTTAAATGAATGACAAATGTCTCTATTGCCTATTGAGCTTGAGCCAATTTACTTGTTGGGCTTGGACTTGGACTAATTTGCT
This DNA window, taken from Cucumis sativus cultivar 9930 chromosome 6, Cucumber_9930_V3, whole genome shotgun sequence, encodes the following:
- the LOC101210044 gene encoding chaperone protein dnaJ 49 encodes the protein MDGNKDEALRCIRIAEESIASGNKERALRFIKIARRLNQSVQVDELLAACEEIGSGSSEEKRAGKGESVSGSVKHGDGLNGERNYSMEHVQLIRQIKTTKDYYGILGVEKTSSAEEIKRAYRKLSLKVHPDKNKAPGSEEAFKKLSKAFSCLSDDTLRRQYDHTPLVDQYEYNQQHNVRQRRRRNGHDLFEENFDPDEIFRAFFGQGNMFQTSRAYTYRTGGAGSQQRTESYGGGPNFLIILLMLPFLLICLLAYMPFPEPEYALHKSLSYSIPMATEKHGVEFFVKSSDFDERYPLGSPGRVELENSVLRDYRNMVWRYCHIELQRRQWNKNLPTPHCEKLNTLAVA
- the LOC101210295 gene encoding glyoxysomal fatty acid beta-oxidation multifunctional protein MFP-a → MGSNAKGRTVMEVGTDGVAIITIINPPVNSLSFDVLFSLRDSYEQALRRDDVKAIVVTGAKGKFSGGFDITAFGVLQGGKGEQPNVRNISIEMITDIFEAARKPAVAAIDGLALGGGLEVAMACHARISTPTAQLGLPELQLGIIPGFGGTQRLPRLVGLSKALEMMLTSKPIKGQEAHSLGLVDAIVPPEELINTARRWALEILERRRPWVHSLHRTDKLESLAEARKIFNLARAQAKKQYPNLKHTIACIDAVETGVVSGPRAGLWKEAEEFQGLLHSDTCKSLIHIFFAQRSTTKVPGVTDLGLVPRQIKKVAIVGGGLMGSGIATALILSNYHVVLKEVNDKFLQAGIDRVRANLQSRVKKGNMTNEKFEKSISLLKGVLNYESFKDVDMVIEAVIENVSLKQQIFSDLEKYCPPHCMLATNTSTIDLELIGERIKSRDRIIGAHFFSPAHIMPLLEIVRTKHTAAQVIVDLLDVGKNIKKTPVVVGNCTGFAVNRMFFPYSQAAILLAEHGVDPYQIDRAISKFGMPMGPFRLCDLVGFGVAAATASQFVQAFPERTYKSMLIPLMQEDKNAGESTRKGFYVYDKNRKAGPNPELKKYIEKARNSSGVSVDPKLTKLPEKDIVEMIFFPVVNEACRVLAEGIAVKAADLDIAGVMGMGFPSYRGGLMFWADSLGSNYIYSRLEEWSKQYGGFFKPCGYLAERAVQGATLSAPGGHAKPRM